Proteins encoded together in one Mycobacterium simiae window:
- a CDS encoding MarR family winged helix-turn-helix transcriptional regulator, which yields MSVFPMEEIVGECLAFRTRLLGRAMTGLYDGALEDHGLSIAQLNLLAALGKVGPCSPARLGELLMLDRSTVSRNLSPLRKQGWVGAVSSDAKGIREIELTSLGRKKIHAVVPAWRRAQQQAAALLGTHGVNAVKALASTVGDLPTD from the coding sequence ATGAGTGTTTTCCCGATGGAAGAGATCGTGGGTGAGTGCCTCGCGTTCCGCACCCGACTTCTCGGCCGGGCGATGACCGGCCTCTACGACGGCGCCTTGGAGGACCACGGCCTGAGCATCGCTCAGCTCAATCTCTTGGCGGCGCTGGGCAAGGTCGGTCCGTGCTCGCCGGCACGGTTGGGTGAGCTGCTGATGCTGGATCGATCCACGGTCAGCCGCAACCTGAGTCCATTGCGCAAGCAGGGCTGGGTGGGCGCGGTGTCTTCAGATGCCAAGGGGATTCGGGAGATCGAGCTGACGTCGTTGGGCCGCAAAAAGATCCACGCCGTGGTGCCCGCCTGGCGCCGAGCCCAGCAGCAGGCGGCCGCACTGCTTGGGACGCACGGAGTGAATGCGGTCAAGGCGCTGGCCAGCACAGTGGGGGACCTGCCGACCGATTGA